In the genome of Treponema pedis, one region contains:
- a CDS encoding phenylalanine--tRNA ligase subunit alpha, with protein MDIKTIVKNLHPLETRVLKNFKLGENLDNEKLAKQLDYKEGHANQVFSWLKMKELVQETARTTHTFFELTETGADFARNGTPERRIINLLKEKGGLRLPEIAEILKLENKDVGSAFGILSKEGAVKMDAEKKAEFIEEPKSERFNLINALLNKGFTAENRTIAESELNEEEIKIINSIAKKRGAADSAFKITERDFVVYSFTKKAEDVQKELEEAGITGEETGQLTVESLKTASWKNKTFRSYNINLPPARIISGRTNPYCDFLESVKDKLVGLGFEEFDGPLVETDFWNSDALFMPQFHAARDIHDVYYVKNPAYAKKIEEPFLSRVAEIHETGGNTGSRGWNYSFDRDFTRRLLLRSQGTVLSAHQLAKAKIPGKYFGIARCFRYDKVDATHLSDFYQTEGIVLGSEVNLRTLLGILKMFAVEIAGASEVKYVGGYFPFTEPSIEVHIKHPVLGWFELGGSGILRPEVSRAMGVEVPVLAWGIGIDRMALMALGLNDLRELFSSDIEGVRLRK; from the coding sequence ATGGATATAAAAACTATAGTAAAAAATCTTCACCCCTTGGAAACAAGAGTCTTAAAAAATTTTAAATTAGGTGAAAATCTTGATAACGAAAAACTTGCAAAACAATTGGATTATAAAGAAGGTCATGCAAATCAGGTTTTTTCATGGCTTAAGATGAAAGAACTTGTTCAAGAAACTGCACGCACTACACATACGTTTTTTGAGCTCACTGAAACCGGAGCGGATTTTGCCCGAAACGGCACGCCGGAGCGGCGTATTATTAATTTATTAAAAGAAAAAGGCGGTTTACGCCTTCCGGAAATTGCGGAAATTCTTAAACTTGAAAATAAAGATGTAGGCTCCGCCTTCGGTATTCTTTCAAAAGAAGGGGCCGTAAAGATGGACGCGGAAAAAAAGGCGGAGTTTATTGAAGAGCCTAAGTCCGAGCGCTTTAATTTAATTAACGCCTTATTAAATAAGGGGTTTACGGCGGAAAACCGCACTATTGCCGAGTCGGAGTTAAATGAAGAAGAAATTAAAATCATAAACTCAATTGCAAAAAAACGCGGAGCGGCGGACAGCGCATTTAAAATTACGGAACGCGATTTTGTTGTGTACTCTTTTACAAAAAAGGCTGAGGACGTTCAAAAAGAGTTGGAAGAAGCCGGAATTACAGGTGAAGAAACCGGTCAACTTACAGTGGAAAGCTTAAAAACAGCCTCTTGGAAAAATAAAACTTTTAGAAGTTATAATATAAATCTTCCTCCTGCACGCATAATTTCAGGGAGAACAAATCCGTACTGTGATTTTTTAGAAAGCGTAAAAGATAAACTTGTAGGTTTGGGCTTTGAAGAATTTGACGGACCTCTTGTAGAAACCGATTTTTGGAATTCGGACGCTCTTTTTATGCCTCAATTTCATGCCGCCAGGGATATTCACGACGTATATTATGTGAAAAATCCCGCTTATGCAAAAAAAATAGAAGAACCGTTTTTATCGCGTGTTGCGGAAATTCACGAAACGGGAGGTAATACGGGCAGCCGCGGCTGGAACTATTCTTTTGACAGGGATTTTACACGCCGTCTTTTGCTTAGAAGTCAAGGTACCGTACTTTCGGCTCATCAATTGGCAAAGGCGAAAATTCCGGGAAAATATTTCGGTATCGCCCGCTGTTTTCGCTATGACAAGGTAGATGCGACCCATTTATCCGATTTTTATCAAACCGAAGGGATTGTCCTGGGAAGTGAAGTCAATTTGCGTACGCTTTTAGGTATTCTTAAAATGTTTGCCGTAGAGATTGCAGGCGCTTCGGAAGTTAAATACGTCGGCGGTTATTTTCCGTTTACGGAACCTTCAATTGAAGTTCACATTAAGCATCCGGTTTTAGGCTGGTTTGAATTGGGCGGTTCGGGTATTTTGCGGCCCGAAGTTTCTAGGGCAATGGGTGTTGAGGTTCCCGTTTTAGCTTGGGGAATCGGAATAGACAGAATGGCTCTAATGGCTCTCGGATTAAACGATTTACGCGAGTTATTCAGTTCCGATATTGAAGGTGTAAGATTAAGAAAATAA
- a CDS encoding M20 metallopeptidase family protein, producing the protein MNIVEKAKEIEKDVIAWRRKLHENPEIGFELTDTIDFVCKKLDEFGIEYDRNAAKSAVIGYIRGAEKGEVIALRADMDALPVCENTGLEFASKNSFMHACGHDAHTAILLGAAKLLNDLKDNFKGTVKLIFQPAEELGTGSVDICEKGILDDVKEIIGLHVGCVSGEAAAGEFLFAQGSMMSCMDKFSITVKGIGAHGAYPSLSVDPIVIGSHIVVAIQEILGREINPTEPAVITVGQFHSGSAFNIIPPEAYLEGTVRAVTDETRFLIEKRLGEIASGIAKSFRGDIVFKYFRQPPPLINNPEVTEKAMKAAAELFPNDVKLMKKPVMGGEDFAWYLKKVPGTFVFLSTPMEIDGKVWAHHNPKFALDESQFYKGCALFVNYIMQELGK; encoded by the coding sequence ATGAATATAGTAGAAAAAGCAAAAGAAATCGAAAAAGATGTTATTGCTTGGAGAAGAAAACTTCATGAAAACCCCGAAATAGGATTTGAACTTACCGATACCATTGATTTTGTCTGTAAAAAACTGGACGAATTCGGAATAGAATATGACAGAAATGCCGCTAAAAGTGCTGTCATAGGATATATCCGCGGTGCGGAAAAAGGAGAAGTTATTGCTTTACGGGCGGATATGGACGCTCTTCCCGTATGCGAAAACACAGGTCTTGAATTTGCTTCTAAAAATTCTTTTATGCATGCTTGCGGTCATGACGCTCATACCGCAATCTTATTGGGTGCGGCAAAGCTTTTAAACGACTTAAAAGATAATTTTAAAGGAACGGTTAAACTTATATTTCAGCCGGCAGAAGAACTCGGCACGGGTTCCGTAGATATATGCGAAAAAGGTATTTTAGATGATGTAAAAGAAATTATAGGGTTACATGTAGGCTGCGTAAGCGGAGAAGCCGCCGCCGGAGAATTTCTATTTGCACAAGGCTCTATGATGTCCTGTATGGATAAATTTTCCATTACCGTTAAGGGTATCGGAGCTCACGGCGCATATCCGTCCCTTTCCGTAGACCCTATTGTAATAGGCTCGCATATTGTTGTTGCAATACAGGAAATACTTGGACGGGAAATTAATCCTACCGAACCCGCCGTAATAACCGTAGGACAGTTTCATTCGGGGTCGGCCTTTAACATAATTCCTCCCGAAGCCTACCTTGAGGGTACCGTTCGTGCGGTAACCGATGAAACCCGGTTTTTAATAGAAAAAAGGCTAGGTGAAATTGCTTCAGGTATTGCAAAATCCTTTAGAGGAGATATAGTTTTTAAATATTTTAGACAGCCGCCTCCTCTTATAAACAATCCTGAGGTTACGGAAAAGGCGATGAAAGCCGCTGCGGAATTATTCCCGAACGATGTAAAATTAATGAAAAAACCGGTTATGGGCGGTGAAGATTTTGCATGGTACTTAAAAAAAGTTCCCGGTACATTTGTTTTTTTATCGACACCTATGGAAATAGACGGTAAGGTTTGGGCTCACCACAACCCGAAATTCGCCCTCGATGAATCCCAATTTTACAAAGGTTGTGCATTGTTCGTAAATTATATAATGCAGGAATTGGGAAAATAA
- a CDS encoding IdeS/Mac family cysteine endopeptidase (This family includes IgM or IgG-cleaving cysteine proteases.): MKTKKPMIILQVFAVIIATVTTGCNLQGIKLNDDTRSAKQNEVEAPQNTPVTVKQNNSAENTRTAATVEEEVKNILPKEISIEEGKRFSLAGYGINNYDNSGNKIFSISDNEIQTEKGKTGSYMFKYRIGGNEYASNVTVYKTEVNELPKPEAIKTAVNKKPLKTVSVPSNTQPKVKPYTVAETFWVHGITAPADDDIKKDGSYRSWVESDTTTWFNALKMAYSHGAAAFTDTGWKSDASLCYGIVGSNLLHWWIRQNKDLLGKRNFDFEKFQYTKDGNGTTSKIADLVRNGTLNHGGRGGEVREVLYWFFDTYLKDVFTNKNEIISESSVTNKADFENFLNLAIENKEAVAIDYFIERDNGRHIVNVWGISKDSEGNIVEIWIGDSNLGNKDEVMRGSKLIPYGLYYDGRGYPYLVNTGTNGVTRNRVQGVVRLNLGADKL, translated from the coding sequence ATGAAGACTAAAAAACCAATGATTATACTGCAAGTTTTTGCAGTAATTATAGCAACTGTAACTACAGGCTGTAATTTACAGGGGATTAAACTGAATGACGATACCCGTTCGGCTAAGCAAAACGAGGTTGAAGCTCCGCAAAATACCCCTGTTACAGTAAAACAAAATAATTCTGCAGAAAATACACGCACTGCAGCAACGGTAGAAGAAGAAGTAAAAAATATTCTTCCTAAAGAGATTAGCATCGAAGAAGGAAAACGCTTCTCTCTGGCGGGATACGGAATAAACAATTACGATAACTCGGGTAATAAAATATTCTCCATTTCCGATAATGAAATTCAAACGGAAAAAGGTAAGACCGGCTCATATATGTTCAAGTATAGAATCGGAGGAAACGAGTATGCCTCAAATGTTACCGTTTATAAAACCGAAGTAAATGAGCTTCCTAAGCCGGAGGCTATTAAAACGGCTGTAAATAAAAAACCTTTGAAAACCGTATCGGTACCTTCCAATACGCAGCCTAAAGTAAAACCTTACACAGTAGCTGAAACTTTTTGGGTACACGGCATTACGGCTCCCGCCGACGACGATATAAAAAAAGACGGTTCATACAGAAGCTGGGTAGAATCCGATACCACTACGTGGTTTAATGCTCTTAAAATGGCATATAGCCATGGTGCCGCAGCCTTTACCGATACAGGTTGGAAAAGCGACGCCAGTTTGTGTTATGGAATCGTAGGCTCAAACCTTCTTCACTGGTGGATTCGCCAAAATAAGGATTTACTCGGTAAGCGGAATTTTGATTTTGAAAAGTTTCAATATACTAAAGACGGCAACGGTACAACTTCGAAAATAGCAGACCTTGTCCGAAACGGAACGCTTAACCACGGCGGACGCGGCGGCGAAGTAAGAGAGGTTTTATACTGGTTTTTTGATACTTACTTAAAAGATGTTTTTACAAATAAAAATGAAATTATTTCGGAAAGCTCCGTAACGAATAAAGCCGATTTTGAAAACTTCTTAAATTTAGCTATTGAAAACAAAGAAGCCGTCGCCATTGATTACTTCATTGAAAGGGATAATGGCAGGCATATAGTAAATGTCTGGGGAATTTCAAAGGATTCCGAAGGAAATATTGTAGAAATATGGATAGGGGATTCAAATTTGGGCAATAAAGACGAAGTTATGCGCGGCTCGAAACTAATTCCGTACGGCTTGTATTACGATGGAAGGGGCTATCCGTACCTTGTTAATACGGGAACAAACGGAGTAACACGAAATAGAGTACAAGGAGTAGTACGCTTAAACCTGGGCGCGGATAAACTTTAA